The Chiloscyllium plagiosum isolate BGI_BamShark_2017 chromosome 40, ASM401019v2, whole genome shotgun sequence genome has a segment encoding these proteins:
- the islr2 gene encoding immunoglobulin superfamily containing leucine-rich repeat protein 2 yields MLLAVLYLISWRLLVAGACPERCVCQDKYSQQFADCAYKEFSAVPGGLPANVTTLSLSANRIGSLLRDSFAGLEQVASLWLAHNGLSRVEEGALAPLRPLKNLDLSHNRLSSFPWGDLTNLSSLQLLKMDHNLLSSLPQAAFSGLQDLRSLRINNNQLHSLPEGVFRPLSSLSHLQIYSNPFSCGCRLLWLKSWILDALISIPERQSIQCSEPPELQGSPVVEMPELQCSPPWVTLSSQPGASPAFPAGTSLALHCTATGKPAPTLRWTLRPFGQSQELAPGDGKGAGGEGEVSLLKNGTLLLPRLHRSQEGLYSCVASNSVGSNRSSLEVRVSRPPPKRGPEPGNSVLKPERASLPASPGPTLRPGGTSALPPVSARNCSPQPGSQYTSNHAFNRTSPMKEHIFDFGLIALEVTETDARVQLTPFQSSPAAAAGPGKLRALYLCTEERGRAAAVVQWSTIESGVNSYRFQGLRPGTNYSLCLSSRGQDCQVQVVFTTKGKIPSLLIMVVVSCFLLALATVPLLGASCCHLLYKYRGKTYKLIMKSQGPGELPPGDAAGAIQRSISFPGSEKLYPASEDAGSEAPDSLAGSQCKAPAQEEFEAGSEYSDRLPLGAEAVTISPEINGNYRRPLS; encoded by the coding sequence ATGCTGCTGGCCGTGCTGTACCTGATCTCCTGGCGGTTGTTGGTCGCTGGGGCGTGCCCGGAGCGGTGTGTGTGCCAGGACAAGTATTCGCAGCAGTTCGCCGACTGCGCGTACAAGGAGTTCTCGGCGGTGCCCGGGGGGCTGCCCGCCAACGTGACCACCCTGAGCCTGTCGGCGAACCGCATCGGCTCGCTGCTGCGCGACTCGTTCGCCGGCCTGGAGCAGGTCGCCTCCCTGTGGCTGGCCCACAACGGCCTGAGCCGGGTGGAGGAAGGCGCCCTGGCGCCGCTTCGGCCCCTCAAGAACCTGGACCTGAGCCACAACCGGCTGAGCAGCTTCCCCTGGGGGGACCTGACCAACCTGAGCTCGCTGCAGCTCCTCAAGATGGACCACAATTTGCTGAGCAGCCTGCCCCAGGCCGCTTTCTCCGGCCTCCAGGACCTGCGCTCCCTCCGCATCAACAACAACCAGCTCCACAGCCTCCCGGAAGGCGTCTTTCGGCCCCTCAGCTCCCTATCCCACCTGCAGATCTACAGCAACCCCTTCTCCTGCGGGTGCCGCCTGCTGTGGTTGAAGAGCTGGATCCTGGACGCGCTGATCTCCATCCCGGAGAGACAGAGCATCCAGTGCTCGGAGCCCCCGGAGCTGCAGGGCTCCCCGGTGGTGGAGATGCCCGAGCTGCAGTGCAGCCCCCCCTGGGTCACCCTCAGCTCCCAGCCCGGGGCCAGCCCGGCTTTCCCGGCCGGGACCAGCCTCGCCCTGCACTGCACCGCCACCGGGAAGCCGGCTCCCACCCTCCGCTGGACCCTGCGGCCCTTCGGCCAGAGCCAGGAGCTGGCCCCCGGGGACGGGAAGGGggcaggaggggagggggaggtgtcGCTGCTCAAGAACGGGACCCTCCTCCTGCCCCGGCTCCACAGGAGCCAGGAGGGGCTCTACAGCTGCGTGGCCTCCAACTCGGTGGGCAGTAACCGGTCCTCCCTGGAGGTGAGGGTCAGCAGACCCCCTCCCAAGCGAGGGCCGGAGCCGGGCAACAGCGTCCTCAAACCGGAGAGAGCCTCCCTTCCAGCCTCGCCCGGTCCCACCTTGAGACCTGGGGGCACCTCGGCCCTCCCTCCCGTCTCAGCGCGGAACTGCTCCCCTCAGCCCGGGAGCCAGTACACCTCCAACCACGCCTTCAACCGCACCTCCCCCATGAAGGAGCACATCTTCGACTTCGGCCTGATCGCGCTGGAGGTGACCGAGACCGACGCTCGGGTCCAACTCACCCCATTCCAGAGCTCGCCGGCGGCGGCGGCGGGCCCGGGCAAGCTGCGCGCTCTCTACCTGTGCACGGAGGAGAGGGGCCGAGCGGCCGCCGTGGTGCAGTGGTCGACGATCGAGAGCGGCGTGAACTCGTACCGCTTCCAGGGCCTGAGGCCGGGCACCAACTACAGCCTGTGCCTGAGCTCCCGCGGGCAGGACTGCCAAGTGCAAGTCGTCTTTACCACCAAGGGGAAGATCCCTTCGCTGCTGatcatggtggtggtgagctgcttcctgTTGGCGCTGGCCACGGTGCCCCTCCTGGGTGCCAGCTGCTGCCACCTCCTCTACAAGTACCGGGGCAAGACCTACAAGCTGATCATGAAGAGCCAAGGCCCCGGGGAGCTGCCGCCAGGGGACGCCGCCGGCGCCATCCAACGCAGCATCTCCTTCCCCGGCTCCGAGAAGCTGTACCCGGCCAGCGAGGACGCTGGCAGCGAGGCGCCCGACTCCCTCGCCGGCTCGCAGTGCAAAGCCCCCGCCCAGGAGGAGTTCGAGGCCGGCTCGGAATACAGCGACCGCCTGCCCCTGGGCGCCGAGGCGGTCACCATCAGTCCAGAGATCAACGGGAACTACCGGCGGCCGCTGAGCTGA